The genomic region TTGATCATGGAAGCCAGTGTAACCAAGGCGTCAGCCATTTGATTCTCGTCTTGCGGGAGGTAATGAAaggtaatatcatcaaactcttcaaTTAACTCCAGGATTAACTttcggtaattgatcaatttgggatcTCTCGTTTCCCACTCACCTttaagctgataaattaccaatgCAGAATCTCCATACACTTCTAATACTTTGATTTCGCGATCTATAGCTGTCCGAATTCCCATGATACATGATTCGTATTCTGCCATGTTGtttgtgcagtcaaaatccaGCTTGCAAGTGAATGGATAATGGTCTCCGTTTGGGGATATCAGTACTGCCCCAACTCCATTTCCAACGGtatttgatgctccgtcaaaatTTAATTTCCAAGAATGATCTTTAGACATGTCTCCTTCAGCGATTGctacatacattagatcttcattgggGAAACTGAAATTCAAAGGTTTATAGTCCtccaaagctctactggctaggaagtctgctattgcactcccatTCACAGCTTTTTGGTTTACATAAACTATATCAAATTCGGAGAGCAGAAtctgccatcgggccatccttccatttaAAGTggttgattccatcatgtatttggGAGGGTCTAGCTTTgagattagccaagttgtatggtacaacatgtattgcctcaaCCTTTGTGTTGTCCAAACCAAAGCAGAGCATAGCTTCTCAATTGGCGGATACCCCAtttcacactcagtgaattttttactgaggtaatatattgcTCTTTCTTTTCTCTAGTCTCATCATGTTGACCGAGCACACACCCCATCGAATTATCAAATACTGTTAAGTACAGTATCAATGGTCTACCAGGGCTTGGTGGTGTTAGCACTAGGGgactggacaaatattgtttaacCTTTTCAAAGGTTTTTTGGCATTCATCATCCCATACCCCAGGATTATGCTTTTTAAGAAGACGGAATATAGGGTCACACTTCTCAGTCAGTTGCGAAATAAACCGTGTGATATAGTTTAGTCTCTCTAGGAAACCTCAGACTTCTTTCTGAGTTTGTGGCAGTGGCAGCTCCTGAATAGCCTTGACTTTATCAAGGTCGACTTCTATTCTCTTCTCACTGACTACGAAGCCGAGTAACTTTCCGGACCTAGCTCCGAAGGTGCATTTTGACGAATTGAGCTTTAAttggaattttctcaacctcaggAACAATTTTCTCAACACTCACACATGCTCCTCTTCAGTTAGGGATTTTGCAATCATGTCGTCAACGTAGacctcaatttccttgtgcatcatgtcatggaacaaggttaccatggctctttggtaTGTGGCTCCTGCATTTTTCAACCCGaagggcatcaccttgtagcaaaacGTTCCCCATAAAGTTATAAATGTGGTTTTTTCCATATCCTCAGGATGTATCTTAATCTGATTGTACCCGGAGAACCTatccataaaggagaacagtGAATAGCCTCCCGTATTATCCACTAGAGTGTCTATGTGAGGCAATGGAAAGTTATCCTTTGGGTTGGCCTTATTTAAATCTCTGTAAtctacacacatccgtactttcccatctttcttagggacagggacgacgttggccacccattctgaataATTGACCACCTGTAGGAATCTAGTATtaaactgcttcttgacttcttCCTTTATTTTCATTGCTACATCGGGTTTCATCCTTTGGAGCTTCTGCTGAACTGGCTTGCACCCCTTTTTTGTAGGGACACGGTGTACTGCGATATCAGTACTTAAaccaggcatatcttgatatgaccatgcaaagacgtCCTTGAATTCTTGCAACAGCTCAATAAGGTTTTGTCTTGTTTTCTCGTTAACGCAAGTGCCAATTTTAACTTCCCTCCCCTTTTCCAGGGCCACAATCTCAATAGTCTCTTTGTGTGGCAGGATCTGCTCCTCTTCTCGCTCCACTATCCTTAACAAATCGGGAGATAAACCATAATCCTCGTCCTCTTCCAAATCTTGAAGTCCCTCAAAGTACATGTCTCGCTTGAAAGGAAATTTCAGGCTCGTATCAGCATTACTCATGACGTTGACATCCGGGGGCCTATTATGAGTATAAGAGAATACCCAAAGAAAACGAAATGAATAATTCCTTTGTATGTTATGATTGTGTATgaaatgaaaaggaagaaaaaataaTTGCTCGAACTGATATATGAAAAtgcattttttattgaaaataataatgtttgaacatgagcctatttcacaaaagatccTTATTGTCCCTAGGCTAGAAGACAACAGGTGAGTTTTAGATATTACTCTGTGTTAGCTCTAAAGATTACAGGAATTTCTTCCTTAGTCTAGTTATCCAAAACACTCCCAGGCTCATACGGGCAAATGCCTGATAATTTCCTTTCTATTGCTTCCTCTTTAAATGTGGCGTTGATGCTCCAAATTCCCATCGCATCTTCGGCCATTCCTTCTTTCACCTTTTGCTGTATAGAATGAATAAACCCTCCAGACACAAATATTTGGGAAATGTGGGGGAAGTTCATTGACTCCCACCTGACTTCTGTCCCACTCAATCTTGCTCTTCGCTGTTCTTGTTTCCTTTCAAACTCCTTCTTCACTTGGCTTGCATCTAGCCTGAATCCCAAACCGAAGCGATCTCACTTGCCAACCAAGACTGGCACTCTAACTCGTCCACGGAGGTGCCTCCCGAGTCCTCTACCAGGTAACGCCTCTTTTCCAACTGTCAGCTGCAGGCTCATTTCCGTAGCCCCTGATATCTTAGGTATCGAAATCCTGCTTCCTTCAGCTATAAACATTGCGTTTACAAACTGTAACGATCGAAATGAACATTCAACCTCTTCGTTGTCATTCTCTACGTAGGGTGCATCACTGGTAACTGACGCAATAATGTCCTCCTccgtatttattattattagccAACCCTCAGTAACCATCTTTAGCTTCTGGTGCAGCAAGGATGGCACTACCCCAGCTAAGTGAATCCAAGGTCTTCCTAATAGACAGTTATAGGAAGGCTTAATATCCATCACGAGGAAATCTACCTCCTATGTGTTTGGGCCAATCTGAAGAGGTACCTCTATCCTCCCCATTACTTTCCTTtctgtgccatcaaatgctcttaCTATGTTCTGACACGTCTTCATATGGGAATTATTTATAGGTAAATGGTTTAACGTAGCCCAAGGTAACATGTTCAATGCGGACCCATTATCAACTAGTACTCCGGGTAGCGTATTCCCCTTACAACATGTAGTAACATGCAGAGCCTTAGTAGACCCTCTACCCCCTGGTGGTATCTCATCATCGTTGAAGGAGATGAAATTGTTAGTGATTATGTTACCGACGAGACAGTCCAATTTGTTAACCGAAATCTCATCCACAACATAGGTTTCGTTCAACACTTTCATCAATATATTGCGGTGAAcctctgaatttaacagtagagacAATACCGATATGCGATCCTGTTGTTGGTGTAATTGTTCCACAACACTATATTCACTGTATCTTAGGAACTTTAATAACTCATTGGCTTTATTTTCCATTACTGGCTCATTAACCAGTGGTTCTGATCTCTCTACTTCTTGCTTGAGCATGACGGGTTTCCCTTTTGCTGGTTCGGCTTCTGTGTTTGGCGTGTCAATCGAACCCTGCTTCTTTGAAACTGCTATACTACAGTTATAATTCCAAGGCACCCTATGGCTATCTTTATAAGGGGAAGCTGTTGGCTTCTGGATTATAACTCTTGGTGTAACTCTTGCTTCTACTTCATTAACTCCGGGTTTCGAAATAATTATCACTGGACGGCTGGCTCTGCAGCCTTCTTCACTTGACTCTCCTCCTAGAGAGCATACATCCTCTTCTTTGACAGACTCGAGGAACTCCAATTCCTTATTATCCATTAGACCTTGTACTAGGGCTCTGAACTCAATACAATTCTGGATCTCGTGATCTTTCTCAtgatggaactcacagtagttccgTGTATCTTGGATTTTATCCCCCAACCCCTGCGGGACTAAACCTCTTTTCTGCATTTCCTTCTAAATTAGCTTCAATGGGGTTCTCACCTCCGCGATATTCAGCTTAACTTTCCTCCCCATATTCTCAATTATCGCGTTTACCCCTTTATCAGTATGACTGGGCAACGGATTTCCCGTACCAGGTGTATCATTGAATTTTACAACACCTGCTTTGATAAGCCTTTCCACGCACCTTTTGAACGAGGtacagttttctatcgagtgccCCGTATTTCCTTGTGGTATTCACACTGAGCATTTGCGTCGTACCACTTATGGTATGGGGGCTGCAGTGGCTCTAAGTAGAAAGGAGCCACTACATGTGCATCAAACAGACTTTTGTACAACTCCCTATATGTCATTGGTATGGGAGTGAATTGAAACTTCTCTGTATTCTGTCTCATGTTTGGCTCCCGCCTTGGTAAGGCCTGCTGACCTATGACTATCGCCCTTGACTGATTAACAGTGGTAGGTTTTGTGTAGCCTGAGCTCACATTACTTACTTCATTCTCTCTTTTCTTCGGGGCTGACCTTCTCGTGCTCTCCCCAACTTCTATCTTACCCAATCTTATGGCATTTTCGATCATTTCGTCAGACATTACTATGTTTTCAAAACTCTTGGTTGCATTACCTAACATGT from Gossypium arboreum isolate Shixiya-1 chromosome 1, ASM2569848v2, whole genome shotgun sequence harbors:
- the LOC108481137 gene encoding uncharacterized protein LOC108481137; its protein translation is MGYPPIEKLCSALVWTTQRLRQYMLYHTTWLISKLDPPKYMMESTTLNGRMARWQILLSEFDIVYVNQKAVNGSAIADFLASRALEDYKPLNFSFPNEDLMYVAIAEGDMSKDHSWKLNFDGASNTVGNGVGAVLISPNGDHYPFTCKLDFDCTNNMAEYESCIMGIRTAIDREIKVLEVYGDSALVIYQLKGEWETRDPKLINYRKLILELIEEFDDITFHYLPQDENQMADALVTLASMIKVNEQEDMKPIQMSICEAPAHCCNVDEEEERDDHPWYHDILQYMKSRAYPDQATENDKRTLRRLASDYVLDGEVLYKERKD